The Rhopalosiphum maidis isolate BTI-1 chromosome 1, ASM367621v3, whole genome shotgun sequence genome has a segment encoding these proteins:
- the LOC113560749 gene encoding eukaryotic translation initiation factor 3 subunit I-like: protein MKPLMLQGHERAITQIKYNREGDLLFSSAKDVTPNVWYSLNGERLGTYIGHTGAVWCIDVDWKTTKFLSGAADNTLRLWDVATGVEIGNISSNSAVRTCSFSYSADLASYSTDQAMKQDCEIFIVDARNDESFKSSAPILRMTVPDSKVTSLIWGTLDHTIITGHEDGAITQWDLRTGKSIETVKDHQGSINDMQKNRQGTMFVTASKDKTAKLFDVDDLSVHKVYVTERPVNSASLSPIYDHVVLGGGQDAMDVTTTAAQAGKFDARFFHVIFEEEFARVKGHFGPINSLAFHPDGESFSTGGEDGFIRVQSFDPSYKEFRFDY from the exons ATG aaaccTTTAATGTTACAAGGGCACGAGCGTGCCATTACTCAAATTAAGTACAACAGAGAGGGTGATTTATTGTTCTCGTCTGCTAAGGACGTAACACCAAATGTTTGGTATTCATTGAATGGTGAGCGTCTTGGTACATACATTGGCCATACTGGAGCTGTATGGTGTATTGACGTTGATTGGAAGACTACAAAATTTTTGTCTGGAGCTGCTGACAACACCTTAAGACTATGGGATGTTGCTACTg GCGTGGAAATTGGTAATATTAGTAGTAATTCTGCTGTGCGTACATGCTCGTTCAGTTACTCGGCTGATCTCGCCAGCTACTCAACAGATCAGGCTATGAAACAAGATTGTGAAATTTTTATAGTGGATGCTCGAAATGACGAATCTTTTA aaagtAGTGCTCCGATTTTAAGAATGACTGTACCAGATTCCAAAGTAACTTCTTTAATTTGGGGTACATTGGACCATACAATCATTACTGGACACGAAGATGGTGCCATTACTCAATGGGATTTGAGA actgGTAAAAGCATAGAAACTGTAAAAGATCACCAAGGATCAATCAACGATATGCAAAAGAACCGACAAGGTACTATGTTTGTTACTGCATCAAAAGACAAAACCGCAAAATTGTTTGATGTTGATGATTTATCAGTACACAAAGTTTATGTGACTGAACGTCCTGTCAATAGTGCTTCGCTTTCACCTATATACGATCAt GTTGTATTGGGTGGTGGTCAAGATGCTATGGATGTAACAACAACAGCTGCACAAGCAGGAAAATTTGATGCCAGATTCTTCCATGTAATTTTCGAAGAAGAATTTGCAAGAGTTAAAGGTCATTTCGGTCCAATAAATTCATTAGCATTCCATCCCGATGGTGAGAGTTTCAGTACTGGCGGAGAGGATGGTTTCATTAGGGTACAATCATTTGATCCATCTTACAAAGAATTTAGATTTGATTAttga